One Pseudomonas rhizophila DNA window includes the following coding sequences:
- the acnB gene encoding bifunctional aconitate hydratase 2/2-methylisocitrate dehydratase, which yields MLEAYRKHIEERAALGIVPQPLNAEQTAGLIELLKNPPAGEEAFLVDLITNRVPPGVDEAAYVKAGFLSALAKGEAQSPLLDKKRAVELLGTMQGGYNIVTLVDLLDDAELAPVAAEELKHTLLMFDAFHDVAEKARNGNVHAKGVLQSWADGEWFKNRPVLADKISLRVFKVTGETNTDDLSPAPDAWSRPDIPLHALAMLKMARDGIVPDEQGKTGPMKQIEEMRGQGFPIAYVGDVVGTGSSRKSATNSVLWFFGDDVPYVPNKRAGGFCFGSKIAPIFYNTMEDAGALPIEFDVSNMHMGDVIDLYPHAGKVCKHGTDEVLATFEMKTPVLLDEVRAGGRIPLIIGRGLTEKARAELGLPASDLFKKPEAPAESTKGFTLAQKMVGKACGVTGVRPGTYCEPKMTTVGSQDTTGPMTRDELKDLACLGFSTDLVMQSFCHTAAYPKPIDVTTHHTLPDFIMTRGGVSLRPGDGIIHSWLNRMLLPDTVGTGGDSHTRFPIGISFPAGSGLVAFAAATGVMPLDMPESILVRFKGKLQPGVTLRDLVHAIPYYAIQKGLLTVEKKGKKNAFSGRILEIEGLETLTVEQAFELSDASAERSAAGCTIKLSKESIAEYLQSNITLLRWMIGEGYGDARTLERRAQAMEAWLANPELLEADKDAEYAEVIEIDLADVKEPVLCAPNDPDDARLLSSVAGQKIDEVFIGSCMTNIGHFRAAGKLLEQVKGQLPTRLWLSPPTKMDAHQLTEEGYYGIYGKAGARMEMPGCSLCMGNQARVEPNSTVVSTSTRNFPNRLGDGANVYLASAELASVASILGRLPTVEEYMEYAGKIDSMAADVYRYLSFDQIAEFREAAANANIPVVQA from the coding sequence GTGCTTGAAGCCTACCGCAAACATATCGAAGAGCGTGCAGCACTGGGTATCGTTCCCCAGCCGCTTAACGCCGAACAAACCGCAGGCCTGATCGAGCTGCTGAAGAATCCTCCGGCTGGCGAAGAAGCTTTCCTCGTTGACCTGATCACCAATCGCGTTCCGCCTGGAGTCGACGAAGCCGCCTACGTGAAGGCCGGTTTCCTGTCCGCCCTGGCCAAAGGCGAAGCCCAATCCCCTCTGCTGGACAAGAAGCGCGCCGTTGAACTGCTCGGCACCATGCAGGGCGGCTACAACATCGTGACCCTGGTGGACCTGCTGGACGACGCCGAACTGGCGCCCGTAGCCGCCGAAGAACTCAAGCACACACTGCTGATGTTCGATGCCTTCCACGACGTGGCTGAAAAAGCCCGCAATGGCAACGTTCACGCCAAGGGCGTGCTGCAATCCTGGGCCGACGGCGAGTGGTTCAAGAACCGCCCCGTGCTGGCCGACAAGATCAGCCTTCGGGTGTTCAAGGTTACCGGCGAAACCAACACCGACGACCTCTCCCCGGCTCCTGACGCCTGGTCCCGCCCGGACATCCCACTGCACGCCCTGGCCATGCTGAAAATGGCCCGTGACGGTATCGTGCCGGATGAACAAGGCAAGACCGGCCCGATGAAGCAGATCGAAGAGATGCGCGGCCAGGGCTTCCCGATCGCCTACGTCGGTGACGTGGTCGGTACCGGTTCGTCACGTAAATCAGCCACCAACTCGGTGCTGTGGTTCTTCGGTGACGACGTGCCTTACGTGCCGAACAAGCGCGCCGGTGGTTTCTGCTTCGGCAGCAAGATCGCCCCGATTTTCTACAACACCATGGAAGACGCCGGCGCCCTGCCGATCGAATTCGATGTGTCCAACATGCACATGGGCGACGTGATCGACCTGTACCCGCATGCTGGCAAAGTCTGCAAGCACGGCACTGATGAAGTCCTGGCCACCTTCGAAATGAAGACCCCGGTCCTGTTGGACGAAGTGCGTGCCGGCGGCCGTATCCCGCTGATCATCGGTCGCGGCCTGACCGAGAAGGCACGTGCCGAGCTGGGCCTGCCCGCTTCGGACCTGTTCAAGAAGCCGGAAGCCCCGGCCGAAAGCACCAAGGGTTTCACCCTGGCGCAGAAAATGGTCGGCAAGGCCTGCGGCGTGACCGGCGTTCGTCCGGGCACCTACTGCGAGCCGAAGATGACCACCGTGGGTTCCCAGGACACCACTGGCCCGATGACCCGCGACGAATTGAAAGACCTGGCGTGCCTGGGCTTCTCGACCGATCTGGTGATGCAGTCCTTCTGCCACACCGCGGCCTATCCAAAGCCGATCGACGTGACCACCCACCACACCCTGCCTGACTTCATCATGACCCGTGGCGGCGTGTCCCTGCGTCCGGGCGACGGCATCATCCACAGCTGGCTGAACCGCATGCTGCTGCCGGACACCGTCGGCACCGGTGGCGACTCCCACACCCGTTTCCCGATCGGTATCTCGTTCCCGGCCGGTTCTGGCCTGGTGGCGTTCGCCGCCGCCACTGGCGTCATGCCGCTGGACATGCCGGAATCGATCCTGGTTCGCTTCAAGGGCAAGCTGCAACCAGGCGTCACCCTGCGTGACCTGGTTCACGCCATCCCTTACTACGCGATCCAGAAAGGTCTGTTGACCGTCGAGAAGAAAGGCAAGAAGAACGCCTTCTCCGGCCGCATCCTGGAAATCGAAGGCCTGGAAACCCTGACCGTCGAGCAAGCGTTCGAACTGTCCGACGCCTCGGCCGAACGTTCGGCTGCCGGTTGCACCATCAAGCTGTCCAAGGAATCGATTGCCGAATACCTGCAATCGAACATCACCCTGCTGCGCTGGATGATCGGCGAAGGCTACGGCGATGCCCGCACCCTGGAGCGTCGTGCCCAGGCGATGGAAGCCTGGCTGGCCAACCCGGAACTGCTGGAAGCCGACAAGGACGCCGAATACGCCGAAGTCATCGAGATCGACCTGGCCGACGTCAAGGAGCCTGTGCTCTGCGCGCCGAACGACCCGGACGATGCCCGCCTGCTCTCCAGCGTCGCTGGGCAGAAGATCGACGAAGTGTTCATCGGTTCGTGCATGACCAACATCGGCCACTTCCGCGCTGCCGGTAAGTTGCTGGAACAGGTCAAGGGTCAGTTGCCAACCCGTCTGTGGCTCTCGCCGCCGACCAAGATGGACGCTCACCAGCTCACCGAAGAAGGCTACTACGGCATCTACGGCAAGGCCGGTGCACGGATGGAAATGCCAGGCTGCTCGCTGTGCATGGGTAACCAGGCACGCGTGGAACCGAACTCCACTGTGGTATCGACTTCGACCCGTAACTTCCCGAACCGTCTGGGCGACGGCGCGAATGTCTACCTGGCTTCGGCCGAACTGGCATCCGTGGCGTCTATCCTGGGTCGCCTGCCGACCGTCGAGGAGTACATGGAATACGCCGGCAAGATCGACAGCATGGCAGCGGACGTGTACCGCTACCTGAGCTTCGACCAGATCGCCGAGTTCCGTGAAGCGGCTGCCAATGCCAACATCCCGGTCGTTCAAGCCTAA
- a CDS encoding DUF1289 domain-containing protein has protein sequence MPNQLIKTPCVGLCSTVYGDLVCRGCKRFHHEVIHWNGYNEDEKRAVWMRLEQLLVQVMVAKLEVFDPALLRQQLETRKIRFVPHQSEYCWAYQLIARGARVINNLEAYGMVLMPEFRDWDLPDLRDAIDREFFLLSEAHYQRYIAPGFLKDAIGG, from the coding sequence ATGCCCAACCAGCTCATCAAGACCCCCTGCGTCGGCCTTTGCTCCACTGTCTACGGTGACCTGGTGTGCCGTGGCTGCAAGCGGTTCCACCATGAAGTGATTCATTGGAACGGCTATAACGAGGACGAAAAACGCGCGGTGTGGATGCGGCTTGAGCAGTTGCTGGTCCAGGTGATGGTGGCCAAACTGGAGGTTTTTGATCCTGCGCTGCTGCGCCAGCAACTGGAAACACGCAAGATTCGTTTTGTGCCGCACCAGTCGGAATATTGCTGGGCTTATCAATTGATCGCCCGTGGCGCGCGGGTGATCAACAACCTGGAAGCCTACGGCATGGTGCTGATGCCCGAATTTCGCGACTGGGACCTGCCGGACCTGCGCGACGCCATTGATCGGGAATTCTTCCTGCTGTCCGAAGCCCATTACCAGCGCTACATCGCGCCGGGCTTCCTGAAGGATGCCATTGGCGGCTGA
- a CDS encoding universal stress protein — protein MQAIRSILVVIDPEHSESLALKRAKLIAGVTQAHLHLLVCDKKHDHAGMLSVLKAALLADGYSVTTEQAWNESLYETIIDVQQAEGCGLVIKQHFPDSPLKKALLTPADWKLLRHCPTPVLLVKTAGSWKDKVILAAVDVGNADGEHRHLHSTIIDHGYDIAILAKAHLHVISAHPTPMLSSADPTFQLKETIEAKYREQCRAFQAEFDIDDQHLHIEEGPADVLIPYMARKLQAAVTVIGTVARSGLSGVLIGNTAEAVLDTLESDVLVLKPQEVEDHLVELAVKD, from the coding sequence ATGCAAGCCATTCGCAGCATTCTGGTGGTCATCGACCCCGAACATTCGGAAAGCCTCGCGCTCAAGCGCGCCAAGCTGATTGCCGGTGTCACCCAGGCCCACCTGCATCTGCTGGTGTGTGACAAGAAGCATGACCATGCCGGCATGCTCAGCGTGCTGAAGGCCGCGTTGCTGGCCGACGGCTACAGTGTCACCACCGAACAGGCCTGGAACGAAAGCCTGTACGAAACCATTATCGACGTACAGCAGGCCGAAGGTTGCGGCCTGGTGATCAAGCAACACTTTCCCGACAGCCCGCTGAAAAAAGCCCTGCTCACCCCGGCGGACTGGAAATTGCTGCGCCATTGCCCGACTCCAGTGCTGCTGGTGAAAACCGCCGGTTCCTGGAAAGACAAAGTGATCTTGGCCGCCGTCGACGTGGGCAATGCCGACGGCGAGCACCGCCACCTGCACTCCACCATCATCGATCACGGCTACGACATTGCCATCCTGGCCAAGGCGCACCTGCACGTGATCAGCGCCCATCCCACACCGATGCTGTCCTCCGCCGATCCGACGTTCCAGCTCAAGGAAACCATCGAGGCCAAATACCGCGAACAATGCCGGGCGTTCCAGGCTGAGTTCGACATCGACGACCAACACCTGCACATCGAAGAAGGTCCGGCGGACGTCCTGATTCCATACATGGCACGCAAGCTGCAGGCAGCGGTGACAGTGATCGGCACCGTGGCGCGTTCCGGGTTGTCAGGGGTCTTGATCGGCAATACCGCCGAAGCGGTGCTCGACACGCTGGAAAGCGACGTGCTGGTGCTCAAACCGCAGGAGGTCGAGGATCATCTGGTGGAGCTGGCGGTCAAGGACTGA
- a CDS encoding tRNA-(ms[2]io[6]A)-hydroxylase: MILPEIHEFLGCRTPDAWVQAALADQETLLIDHKNCEFKAASTALSLIAKYHSHVDLINLMSRLAREELVHHEQVMRLMKKRKVGLRQLSAGRYASGLRKVVRSHEPVKLVDTLVVGAFIEARSCERFEALVPHLDEELGKFYFGLLKSEARHFQGYLKLAYQYGDAKDIAQVIDKVRDAEQALIESPDVEFRFHSGVPAV; encoded by the coding sequence ATGATCCTTCCCGAAATTCATGAATTCCTTGGTTGCCGCACTCCCGATGCCTGGGTCCAGGCGGCGCTGGCCGACCAGGAGACGCTGCTGATCGACCACAAGAACTGCGAATTCAAGGCCGCCAGCACCGCCCTGAGCCTGATCGCCAAGTACCACTCCCACGTTGACCTGATCAACCTGATGTCACGTCTGGCCCGGGAAGAACTGGTGCATCACGAACAGGTGATGCGCCTGATGAAAAAACGCAAGGTCGGCTTGCGCCAGCTCTCTGCCGGGCGTTACGCCTCGGGGCTGCGCAAAGTGGTCCGCAGCCACGAACCGGTCAAACTGGTGGACACTTTGGTGGTCGGCGCTTTCATCGAGGCCCGCAGTTGCGAGCGTTTCGAGGCCCTGGTGCCGCACCTGGACGAAGAATTGGGCAAGTTCTATTTCGGTTTGCTCAAAAGCGAAGCCCGGCATTTCCAGGGCTACCTGAAACTGGCCTACCAGTATGGCGACGCCAAGGACATCGCCCAGGTGATCGACAAGGTTCGTGACGCCGAGCAGGCGCTGATTGAATCGCCGGATGTGGAGTTTCGCTTCCACAGTGGTGTGCCTGCGGTATAG
- a CDS encoding GFA family protein — translation MQLEGSCHCGAVSFSLDSAHPYPYQRCYCSICRKTQGGGGFAINLGGDARSLKVRGRKHISIYHARLRNDGDKRAHRSSAERHFCSLCGSGLWLFSPEWPELIHPFASTIDTPLPVPPEHTHLMLGSKAPWVEVEAHAGDQQFEIYPQESIAQWHERLGLSD, via the coding sequence ATGCAGCTCGAAGGATCCTGCCATTGCGGCGCGGTGTCGTTCAGCCTCGACAGCGCCCACCCCTACCCTTATCAGCGCTGCTACTGCTCGATCTGTCGCAAGACCCAGGGTGGAGGCGGCTTTGCGATAAACCTGGGGGGCGATGCCCGGAGCTTGAAGGTACGCGGTCGCAAGCACATCTCGATCTATCATGCGCGGCTCAGGAATGACGGGGATAAACGCGCCCACCGCAGCAGCGCCGAACGGCATTTCTGTTCCCTTTGCGGTTCAGGCTTGTGGCTATTCAGCCCCGAATGGCCTGAGCTGATCCACCCGTTCGCCTCTACCATCGACACGCCGTTGCCGGTACCGCCTGAGCACACCCATCTGATGCTGGGCTCCAAGGCGCCGTGGGTGGAAGTCGAGGCGCACGCCGGCGATCAGCAGTTCGAGATCTATCCCCAGGAGTCCATTGCCCAATGGCATGAGCGCCTGGGTTTGAGCGATTAA
- a CDS encoding DNA-3-methyladenine glycosylase family protein, translated as MPVPYHDASTFLASLDEDWCRHVEMIGPCLLQPKPARDPYEALVRAIAYQQLHAKAGDAILGRFLRLFPGAIFPRPEQILATDFQQMRDCGFSASKIATIQGIAQATLDEVVPDYPAALAMDDEALIERLITLRGVGRWTVEMLLIYSLERPDILPADDFGVREGYRRLKGLDVQPTRKQMVGIGQAWSPHRTVAAWYLWRVPGR; from the coding sequence ATGCCTGTCCCGTACCACGATGCGAGCACCTTTCTGGCAAGCCTCGACGAAGACTGGTGCCGTCATGTCGAGATGATCGGCCCTTGCCTGCTGCAACCCAAACCGGCCCGCGACCCGTATGAAGCACTCGTCCGGGCGATTGCCTATCAACAATTGCATGCTAAAGCCGGCGATGCGATTCTCGGTCGCTTTCTGCGGCTGTTTCCGGGAGCGATATTCCCCAGGCCTGAGCAGATCCTGGCGACTGACTTCCAACAGATGCGCGACTGCGGATTTTCCGCCAGCAAGATCGCGACCATACAGGGCATCGCTCAAGCGACGCTGGACGAGGTGGTGCCGGACTACCCCGCGGCGCTGGCCATGGATGATGAGGCCTTGATCGAACGCTTGATCACCCTGCGCGGCGTCGGACGCTGGACCGTGGAGATGCTGCTGATCTACAGCCTGGAGCGACCCGACATCCTGCCGGCGGATGACTTTGGAGTGCGTGAGGGGTATCGGCGGCTCAAGGGTTTGGACGTCCAACCGACGCGCAAACAGATGGTTGGGATTGGACAGGCGTGGAGCCCACATCGGACGGTGGCGGCGTGGTATTTGTGGCGGGTGCCCGGTCGCTAG